One Orrella dioscoreae genomic window carries:
- a CDS encoding putative bifunctional diguanylate cyclase/phosphodiesterase: MSVAVVLALLSWWYVRRLRAYHDVLIHDAVTGTLNADEFHRRCRKWVNEQGAPPSEAAMLLINMDHYTEYSSLLQLDQANALLQQIAGRLMLHIQGRPQAIVARCSQDEFLLFLPGASTSQARAFATRLHETLSSPYALVGQQLLATFGVSMVLYRQHGATVEVLQRNLYVGMRHLKSRGSNAWQVFEQEMLAYQGEHQALEQALRHAVADESFSQFSLDYQPICETRSLRVIGCEALLRWRHPERGLVSPGEFISLAESSGLIVPLGYWVLEEACRRAAGWPVPWRVHVNLSVCQMQNDDLPERVAAILARTGLAPWRLVLEVTESILIVHYERHARMLDTLRAGGVSVALDDFGTGYSSLTHLRKLPFDWLKLDIMFIAELESDGNSREVVAALLSMCHALGLSVVAEGIETEAQRRILENQGCEAMQGYLLGRPMPAHKIDLLAAEAQAVQ; the protein is encoded by the coding sequence TTGTCCGTCGCGGTAGTCCTGGCGCTGCTGTCCTGGTGGTACGTCCGCCGGCTGCGCGCCTACCACGATGTTCTGATCCATGATGCCGTCACCGGCACCCTGAACGCGGACGAGTTCCATCGCCGCTGCAGGAAGTGGGTGAACGAGCAAGGCGCGCCGCCCAGCGAGGCCGCCATGCTGCTCATCAACATGGATCACTACACGGAGTACAGCTCGCTCTTGCAGCTGGATCAGGCCAACGCGCTGCTGCAGCAGATAGCGGGGCGCCTGATGCTGCACATCCAGGGCAGGCCGCAGGCCATCGTCGCGCGCTGCTCGCAGGACGAATTCCTGTTGTTCCTGCCGGGCGCCAGCACATCCCAGGCCCGCGCCTTCGCCACCCGCCTGCACGAAACCCTGTCCAGTCCCTACGCGCTGGTCGGCCAGCAGTTGCTGGCCACGTTCGGCGTGAGCATGGTGCTGTACCGGCAGCACGGGGCCACCGTGGAGGTCCTGCAGCGCAACCTCTATGTGGGCATGCGCCACCTGAAAAGCCGGGGCAGCAATGCCTGGCAGGTGTTCGAGCAGGAAATGCTGGCCTACCAGGGCGAGCACCAGGCGCTGGAGCAGGCCTTGCGCCATGCCGTCGCCGACGAGTCCTTCAGCCAGTTTTCCCTGGATTACCAGCCGATCTGTGAAACCCGCAGCCTGCGCGTCATCGGCTGCGAGGCGCTGCTGCGCTGGCGTCATCCCGAGCGCGGACTGGTGTCGCCGGGAGAGTTCATCAGCCTTGCCGAGAGTTCGGGCCTGATTGTGCCGCTGGGCTACTGGGTGCTTGAAGAAGCGTGCCGGCGGGCCGCCGGCTGGCCCGTGCCCTGGCGGGTGCACGTGAACCTGTCGGTCTGCCAGATGCAGAACGACGACCTGCCCGAGCGGGTGGCCGCCATCCTGGCGCGCACGGGCTTGGCGCCGTGGCGCCTGGTGCTGGAAGTGACCGAATCCATCCTCATCGTCCACTACGAGCGCCACGCCCGCATGCTGGACACCTTGCGGGCGGGCGGCGTGAGCGTGGCGCTGGATGATTTCGGCACCGGGTATTCCAGCCTGACCCACCTGCGCAAACTGCCTTTCGACTGGCTCAAGCTCGACATCATGTTCATCGCCGAGCTGGAGTCCGATGGCAACAGCCGCGAGGTCGTGGCGGCGCTGCTGTCCATGTGCCACGCATTGGGGCTGTCCGTGGTGGCGGAAGGCATCGAGACCGAGGCGCAGCGCCGTATCCTGGAAAACCAGGGCTGCGAGGCGATGCAGGGCTACCTGCTGGGCCGTCCCATGCCCGCCCACAAAATCGATCTCTTGGCCGCCGAGGCCCAGGCGGTGCAATAA
- a CDS encoding M48 family metallopeptidase, translating to MSLFSRMLGAAALAAVAVLSGCAGVNTTQSGSIGVNRTQYMSSMVPEAQLVQEAGQQYSQIIDEARKQKALDRDANLVARVNAITKRLVAQVGVFRPDAASWDWEVHVLSVDEVNAWCMPGGKMAVYTGLVNQIKPTDAELAAIMGHEMAHALREHARERVSQQMVTNIGLSVLAIATGSSAASDLGGQLSNVMFTLPNSRTHETEADRMGVELAARAGYDPRAAVTLWQKMGAAAGGKAPPEFMSTHPSAETRINELQQASAQVMPLYEAAIKK from the coding sequence ATGTCCCTTTTCTCTCGCATGCTGGGCGCCGCGGCGCTGGCCGCCGTGGCCGTGCTGAGCGGCTGCGCCGGCGTGAACACCACCCAGTCGGGCAGCATCGGCGTGAACCGCACGCAATACATGTCCAGCATGGTGCCCGAGGCGCAACTGGTGCAGGAGGCGGGGCAACAGTATTCGCAGATCATCGACGAGGCGCGCAAGCAGAAGGCGCTGGATCGCGATGCCAACCTGGTGGCGCGCGTCAACGCCATCACCAAGCGCCTGGTGGCCCAGGTGGGTGTGTTCCGCCCCGATGCCGCCAGCTGGGACTGGGAAGTCCATGTGCTGAGCGTGGATGAGGTCAACGCCTGGTGCATGCCCGGCGGCAAGATGGCCGTCTATACGGGCCTCGTCAACCAGATCAAGCCGACCGATGCCGAGCTGGCAGCCATCATGGGCCACGAAATGGCGCACGCGTTGCGCGAGCATGCCCGCGAGCGCGTGTCGCAGCAGATGGTGACGAACATCGGCCTGTCGGTGCTGGCGATTGCCACCGGCTCCAGCGCCGCGTCGGACCTGGGCGGACAGCTCAGCAACGTGATGTTCACGCTGCCCAACAGCCGCACCCACGAAACCGAGGCCGACCGCATGGGCGTGGAACTGGCCGCGCGCGCGGGCTACGACCCGCGGGCGGCGGTGACGTTGTGGCAGAAGATGGGCGCGGCGGCAGGCGGCAAGGCGCCGCCCGAGTTCATGTCGACCCACCCGTCAGCCGAGACGCGGATCAACGAGCTGCAGCAGGCGTCGGCACAGGTGATGCCGCTGTACGAGGCTGCGATCAAGAAATAA
- a CDS encoding EAL domain-containing protein encodes MGLLRDLTLSVATVVVVVACGSFALGLHTVHSFLEESLTHRTQAEAALLTRRLGELDASNAVPLLSQVFDAYGYRQLRLRAAEGDTVFEASRPAAAGHAPQWFERLVPLAVPPVTLAVPTGPYQGATLSVSADDKPGRDRLWQGARSLGQLTAATLACTLLIAILMRRLLARRLSSLGRSVQQWTERGNGTKPPLPPELQPVGAAIDQLQAQARARIAQHTQTIETLQEELEVDPVTRLPNRKRFLAALHQAVLPRMTGEDTINAHGHVVLFRQRDLASINQHMPRQLTDQWLRGVTDRVQGLLPDTGTQALLGRLNGSDFGLLLPGMEPADALRLSEQLRIALRGCRIAIDEAGTLCRWALTLTAYTSADTPTRILARLDHGLMRSESAGEETIAASSPRPPALASASGEYAWKDTLLTALDQHRFSLATGRRELQDGTLLRHEASLTLHDPRTEQALPAQTFIPAAIRLGLASDCDIQAVRLALDWLTPDRGELATLLSLASLGQSRFLPRLQQMLEDRPAQAAKLLLEIDAHGLVDHYADVRSLCELATATGVRIGLRRLTRQFGAMAHLHHLPLSYIKLDADFVDGLPDSPGSRHLASSVAQTATALGIAVHATLPANAALRDWLQDLGITLVVERPALEDSA; translated from the coding sequence ATGGGCTTACTCCGAGACCTGACCCTGAGCGTCGCCACCGTGGTGGTCGTCGTGGCCTGCGGCTCGTTCGCCTTGGGGCTGCACACCGTCCACAGCTTCCTGGAAGAGTCGCTGACGCATCGCACCCAGGCCGAGGCGGCATTGCTGACCCGCCGGCTGGGCGAACTCGACGCCTCCAACGCCGTGCCGCTGCTGAGCCAGGTCTTCGATGCCTACGGCTATCGCCAATTGCGCCTGCGCGCGGCCGAAGGCGACACCGTCTTCGAGGCCTCGCGGCCTGCCGCCGCCGGCCACGCGCCGCAATGGTTCGAGCGGCTCGTCCCGCTGGCCGTCCCGCCCGTCACCCTCGCCGTCCCCACCGGCCCCTATCAGGGCGCCACGCTCAGTGTATCCGCCGATGACAAGCCGGGCCGCGACCGGCTCTGGCAAGGCGCCAGGTCGCTGGGCCAACTGACAGCCGCCACGCTGGCCTGCACCCTTCTCATCGCCATCCTGATGCGCCGCCTGCTTGCCCGCAGGCTCAGCAGCCTGGGCCGCAGCGTGCAACAGTGGACCGAGCGCGGCAATGGGACCAAGCCTCCCCTGCCCCCTGAACTGCAACCTGTCGGCGCCGCCATCGACCAGTTGCAGGCGCAGGCCCGCGCGCGCATCGCCCAGCACACCCAGACCATCGAGACGCTGCAGGAAGAACTGGAAGTCGACCCCGTCACCCGCCTGCCCAATCGCAAGCGCTTCCTGGCCGCGCTGCACCAGGCCGTGCTGCCGCGCATGACCGGCGAGGACACGATCAACGCCCATGGCCACGTCGTGCTGTTCCGGCAGCGCGACCTGGCCAGCATCAACCAGCACATGCCACGCCAGCTGACCGACCAGTGGCTGCGCGGGGTGACGGACCGCGTGCAGGGCCTGCTGCCGGACACGGGCACGCAAGCGCTGCTGGGCCGCCTGAACGGCTCGGATTTCGGCCTGCTGCTGCCCGGCATGGAGCCCGCCGACGCCTTGCGGCTCAGCGAGCAATTGCGTATTGCGCTGCGCGGCTGCCGCATCGCCATCGACGAGGCGGGCACGCTGTGCCGCTGGGCCCTGACGCTGACCGCCTATACCAGTGCCGACACCCCGACGCGCATCCTGGCTCGGCTGGACCACGGCCTGATGCGCTCGGAAAGCGCCGGTGAGGAAACCATCGCCGCGTCCTCGCCGCGTCCGCCCGCCCTGGCCTCGGCCTCGGGCGAATACGCCTGGAAGGACACCCTGCTGACCGCGCTGGACCAGCACCGCTTCTCGCTGGCCACCGGCCGCCGCGAGCTGCAGGACGGCACGCTGCTGCGCCACGAGGCCTCCCTGACCTTGCACGACCCGCGCACCGAACAGGCCCTGCCGGCCCAGACCTTCATTCCCGCCGCCATCCGCCTGGGTCTCGCCTCGGACTGTGACATCCAGGCCGTCAGGCTGGCGCTGGACTGGCTGACCCCGGACCGGGGCGAGCTTGCGACATTGCTGTCGCTGGCATCACTGGGGCAGTCCCGCTTCCTGCCGCGCCTGCAGCAGATGCTGGAAGACCGTCCGGCGCAAGCCGCCAAGCTGCTGCTGGAAATCGACGCGCATGGCCTGGTCGATCACTATGCGGACGTCCGTTCGCTGTGCGAACTGGCCACCGCCACCGGCGTGCGCATCGGCCTGCGCCGCCTGACCCGGCAGTTCGGCGCCATGGCGCATCTGCACCACCTGCCGCTCAGCTACATCAAGCTGGACGCCGATTTCGTCGACGGCCTGCCGGACAGCCCGGGCAGCCGCCACCTGGCCAGCTCGGTCGCGCAGACGGCCACTGCGCTGGGCATCGCGGTGCACGCCACGCTGCCGGCCAATGCCGCGCTGCGCGACTGGCTGCAGGACCTGGGCATCACCCTCGTCGTCGAACGTCCCGCCTTGGAGGACTCGGCATGA
- a CDS encoding GGDEF domain-containing protein, whose translation MIPQPNPAPDQNSPALPPLRHPRWLTVVLSLLLISMAGLTVLATITLRDHARELAEPSLSSDFLVSYQIATEVNLLIDTARAVRAHDNKATELVLRLEVLASLLDPAMDAPRAQALLLEELPQARELLSSLSDLIIPWYAQMQVAFTEQTDRGVAEDILGNAGTLRSLSDRLVSLIHLEQGSMRDLNRQRLHGGFYRLEWTIAGLITGSIVLAVWLLVLNYQSRQFGSRLAHANARLESAVAQRTQELAWLANTDPLTELKNRRAFMEVGEALIMQCRRYPHPLSALLIDIDHFKSINDRYGHHLGDEAIRQVADAMTAALRETDVTGRLGGEEFAVLMPHTDLAAALQAAERVRHAVAQLRIPTPSSTPITLTISIGVAGYEHGMSLDILVMHADLALYRAKHDGRDRIRTYGADIMTSYEAS comes from the coding sequence ATGATCCCCCAGCCCAATCCCGCGCCGGACCAGAACTCGCCGGCCCTCCCGCCATTGCGTCATCCGCGATGGCTCACGGTGGTGCTGTCCCTCCTGCTCATCTCCATGGCCGGCCTGACCGTCCTGGCCACCATCACGCTGCGCGACCACGCGCGTGAACTGGCCGAGCCCAGCCTCAGCAGCGACTTCCTGGTGTCCTACCAGATCGCCACGGAAGTGAACCTGCTGATCGACACCGCGCGCGCGGTGCGCGCCCACGACAACAAGGCCACCGAGCTGGTGCTGCGCCTGGAAGTGCTTGCCAGCCTGCTGGATCCCGCCATGGACGCCCCCCGGGCCCAGGCGCTGCTGCTGGAAGAGTTGCCCCAGGCCCGTGAACTGCTGTCCTCGCTGTCCGACCTCATCATCCCGTGGTACGCGCAAATGCAGGTGGCCTTCACCGAGCAGACGGACCGCGGCGTCGCCGAGGACATCCTGGGCAACGCCGGCACCCTGCGTTCGCTGTCGGACCGGCTGGTCAGCCTGATCCACCTGGAACAGGGCAGCATGCGCGACCTGAACCGGCAACGCCTGCATGGCGGCTTCTATCGCCTGGAATGGACCATCGCCGGCCTCATCACCGGCAGCATCGTGCTGGCCGTCTGGCTGCTCGTGCTGAACTACCAGTCGCGCCAGTTCGGCTCGCGCCTGGCGCACGCCAACGCCCGCCTGGAGTCCGCGGTGGCACAGCGCACGCAGGAACTTGCCTGGCTGGCGAACACCGACCCCCTCACCGAACTCAAGAACCGCCGGGCCTTCATGGAGGTGGGCGAGGCGCTCATCATGCAATGCCGGCGCTATCCGCATCCGCTGTCGGCGCTGCTGATCGACATCGACCACTTCAAGAGCATCAACGACCGCTACGGCCATCACCTGGGCGACGAGGCGATCCGCCAGGTGGCCGACGCCATGACCGCGGCGCTGCGCGAGACGGACGTGACCGGCAGGCTGGGCGGCGAGGAGTTCGCCGTGCTCATGCCCCACACCGACCTGGCCGCCGCGCTGCAGGCCGCCGAACGGGTGCGCCACGCGGTCGCGCAACTGCGCATTCCCACGCCTTCCTCCACGCCGATCACGCTCACGATTTCCATCGGCGTGGCCGGGTACGAACACGGCATGTCGCTCGACATCCTCGTCATGCATGCCGATCTGGCGCTTTACCGCGCCAAACATGACGGCCGGGACCGCATTCGTACATATGGAGCGGATATCATGACGTCCTATGAAGCAAGCTGA
- a CDS encoding molybdopterin-dependent oxidoreductase: MTSRRTVLVAGASLLLPLAPAARAACRTAALSATRDAASCIVLDIHGPKRRPDDVPLASLTLAQLQALPQTTIQTSLPHALHAVRRAAWEGPSLSDVLAEQGLQAARSVYVESLSGYGADLPSEDLRTYSPILAWRRNGQALAVRNNGPLIVIYPFDSHPALRGDIRYLQRIVWQVQALTVQ, from the coding sequence ATGACGTCACGTAGGACCGTACTGGTTGCCGGCGCATCGCTGCTGCTGCCCCTGGCTCCTGCCGCGCGCGCGGCCTGCCGCACCGCGGCCCTGAGCGCGACCCGCGATGCCGCCAGCTGTATCGTCCTGGACATCCACGGGCCGAAGCGCCGCCCCGACGACGTGCCGCTCGCCAGCCTGACGCTGGCCCAGCTCCAGGCCCTGCCCCAGACCACCATCCAGACGTCGCTGCCCCATGCGCTGCACGCCGTGAGGCGTGCCGCCTGGGAGGGCCCGTCGCTGTCGGACGTCCTGGCCGAGCAAGGCCTGCAAGCCGCCCGGAGCGTCTACGTCGAATCGCTGAGCGGCTATGGCGCCGACCTGCCTTCCGAGGACCTGCGCACGTACTCGCCCATCCTGGCCTGGCGCCGCAACGGCCAGGCACTTGCCGTGCGCAATAACGGGCCGCTCATCGTCATCTACCCCTTCGACAGCCACCCTGCCCTGCGCGGGGATATCCGTTACCTCCAGCGCATCGTCTGGCAGGTGCAGGCGCTGACGGTCCAGTGA
- a CDS encoding AAA domain-containing protein: MVSIQIGGEDKTADIAKWAIRNDKQEGLQLTCTYFNKIRAVHALDDCVISPTRELGDMLLTKPGSAIITPIAKAKIYGERYAVVHYLDSKKPYLFKMVDIGFAAPTAMKDAPVFHYFASVAKARQARAKLQSDRNMFANVVRQLDKLPASADTALQAYCLGRNGTLVPGQGLIYPFGLNESQLTAVEQAFRAQVSVIEGPPGTGKTQTILNILANILLRGQTVAVLSNNNAAVENVYEKLEKCGLGYLVAKLGKKDNRQDFFDELPSWPASEAEPEPAPTLGDIQATLARLKQQLYDRNRAAQLQVELDELVIERRYLQQWQTDCRVPATVSLDKYGLTPGKTADLMAYLAHLGEQRIRLKDRVELLFNFRIFRAKPFAQGDARLAVFHALQMHFYDKALRDKEVALKACRESLALGHFEALLDELKLASMRHLKQHLQKLPRPSERFDAENYKKQFDAFLQRFPILGSSTHSIVNSLAPGTILDYVIIDEASLQDIVPGILPLGCAKNLIVVGDNRQLAHIPVTLGVPAPAEAYDCERYSLLDSCIGVFQETLPRTLLKEHYRCHPRIIQFCNQQFYDNALVPMTEDKGENPMRLVITAKGNHARQNTNQRELDSLLKVLEAEGDPVGIDRDGRGFIAPFRNQVDLSGTHLPVDFVKDTVHKFQGRECDEIVFSTVLDRKRYNQTPQRLAFVDDPRMINVAVSRAKRCFTLVTGDEVFTEHNRHIAALMRYITYYAPDDQVVRAPVVSAFDLLYREFDQSLARLDARLRPEDSRYKSEQIVAQLLREALADPSCQGLIVHDQVKLDQLASPSNTEWTPRERAFMARASCDFVIYFKVGKTPVGVIEVDGGSHDRPDQIERDGVKNGILAKVEIPILRLRTVESRIAERIGEFIAQWASPAPDA; encoded by the coding sequence ATGGTTTCGATTCAGATAGGTGGAGAGGATAAGACCGCAGATATCGCTAAGTGGGCGATCCGGAACGATAAGCAAGAAGGCCTGCAACTGACTTGCACCTACTTTAATAAGATACGGGCAGTGCACGCACTCGACGATTGTGTGATCTCGCCCACTCGCGAACTTGGCGACATGTTGCTGACCAAGCCTGGTAGCGCGATCATCACACCTATTGCCAAGGCCAAAATCTACGGCGAAAGATATGCTGTCGTGCACTATCTGGACAGCAAAAAGCCCTATCTCTTCAAGATGGTCGACATCGGTTTCGCCGCACCCACAGCGATGAAGGACGCACCGGTCTTTCATTATTTCGCTTCAGTGGCTAAAGCGCGACAGGCGCGGGCGAAATTACAGAGCGACCGGAATATGTTCGCCAATGTCGTGCGCCAACTGGACAAACTGCCCGCCAGTGCTGACACCGCCTTGCAGGCATACTGTCTCGGGCGCAACGGCACGCTGGTGCCGGGCCAGGGGCTGATCTACCCGTTCGGACTGAACGAGAGCCAGCTTACGGCGGTGGAGCAGGCCTTCCGCGCCCAGGTCAGTGTGATCGAAGGCCCGCCGGGCACCGGCAAGACTCAGACCATTCTGAATATCCTCGCCAATATCCTGCTGCGCGGGCAGACGGTGGCGGTGCTGTCCAACAACAATGCGGCGGTGGAAAACGTCTACGAGAAACTGGAGAAATGCGGCCTGGGTTATCTAGTTGCCAAGCTCGGCAAAAAGGACAATCGCCAGGATTTTTTCGACGAGCTGCCATCATGGCCAGCCAGCGAAGCCGAACCCGAACCGGCGCCGACCCTTGGGGATATTCAGGCCACGTTGGCGCGCTTGAAGCAGCAATTGTACGACCGCAACCGGGCAGCTCAATTGCAGGTCGAACTGGATGAACTGGTTATCGAGCGGCGCTACTTGCAACAGTGGCAGACAGATTGCAGGGTGCCGGCCACCGTCTCGCTGGACAAGTACGGGCTGACTCCAGGTAAGACGGCGGACCTGATGGCCTACTTGGCGCATCTAGGCGAGCAGCGAATCCGCCTCAAGGATCGCGTCGAACTGCTGTTTAATTTTAGGATCTTTCGGGCCAAACCATTTGCCCAGGGCGATGCTCGGCTGGCGGTGTTCCATGCGTTGCAGATGCACTTCTACGACAAGGCGCTGCGCGACAAGGAAGTGGCGCTGAAAGCGTGCCGCGAATCGCTGGCGCTCGGACATTTTGAGGCCTTGCTGGATGAGTTGAAGCTGGCGTCGATGCGCCATCTGAAGCAGCACTTGCAAAAGCTGCCCCGACCATCGGAGCGCTTCGATGCCGAGAATTACAAGAAGCAGTTCGACGCCTTTTTGCAGCGCTTCCCGATCCTGGGCAGTAGCACGCACTCCATTGTCAACTCGCTCGCGCCAGGGACGATCCTCGATTACGTAATCATCGACGAGGCCTCGTTGCAAGACATCGTGCCGGGAATTTTGCCGCTGGGCTGTGCCAAGAATCTGATTGTCGTCGGCGATAACCGTCAGTTGGCGCATATTCCCGTGACACTGGGAGTGCCGGCACCAGCCGAGGCCTACGATTGCGAGCGCTACAGCCTGCTCGACTCGTGCATCGGCGTATTTCAGGAAACGTTGCCCAGGACGCTGCTGAAAGAGCATTACCGTTGCCATCCCCGGATCATCCAGTTCTGTAACCAGCAGTTCTACGACAATGCTCTAGTGCCGATGACCGAGGACAAGGGCGAAAATCCGATGCGGCTGGTGATCACGGCCAAGGGAAATCACGCTCGCCAGAACACCAACCAGCGCGAACTGGATTCCCTGCTCAAAGTGCTCGAGGCCGAGGGCGATCCCGTCGGGATCGATCGCGACGGGCGTGGCTTTATTGCTCCGTTCAGAAACCAAGTCGACCTCTCCGGAACGCACCTGCCGGTGGATTTCGTCAAGGACACAGTACACAAGTTCCAGGGCCGGGAGTGCGACGAGATCGTTTTCTCCACCGTGCTGGACAGGAAACGCTACAACCAGACTCCCCAACGCCTGGCGTTCGTCGATGACCCGCGTATGATCAATGTGGCGGTGTCGCGGGCCAAGCGCTGCTTCACTCTGGTGACGGGGGATGAGGTGTTCACCGAGCACAATCGCCACATCGCGGCGCTGATGCGCTACATCACCTATTACGCACCGGACGATCAGGTCGTGCGTGCGCCCGTGGTGTCAGCTTTCGACCTGCTGTATCGCGAGTTTGACCAATCTCTGGCACGCCTGGATGCCCGCTTGCGGCCAGAGGATTCGCGCTACAAATCCGAGCAAATCGTGGCGCAGCTGTTGCGCGAGGCGCTGGCCGATCCGTCGTGCCAAGGCTTGATAGTCCATGACCAAGTCAAGCTGGATCAGCTTGCCTCGCCGAGCAATACGGAGTGGACGCCGCGCGAGCGGGCTTTCATGGCACGTGCTAGTTGTGACTTCGTCATTTATTTCAAGGTTGGCAAGACCCCGGTCGGCGTGATCGAGGTCGATGGCGGCTCCCACGACCGGCCCGACCAGATCGAGAGGGATGGCGTCAAGAACGGCATCCTGGCTAAGGTCGAGATCCCCATCCTGCGTCTGCGTACGGTCGAGAGCCGCATCGCGGAGCGGATTGGCGAGTTCATCGCGCAGTGGGCCAGCCCAGCACCCGACGCATAA
- the aroC gene encoding chorismate synthase, with amino-acid sequence MSGNTLGKLFCVTNFGESHGPAIGCVVDGCPPGLALSAEDIQVELDRRRPGTSRHVTQRQEADQVEILSGVYEGVTTGTPIGLLIRNTDARSKDYSNITDTFRPGHADYAYWSRYGVRDPRGGGRSSARLTAPTVAAGAIAKKWLREQHGVQVRGYMSQLGDIRIPFTSWAHVPENPFYAPDAAIVPELETYMDALRRDGDSIGARIEVIAEGVPAGWGEPLYDRLDADIAHAMMGLNAVKGVSIGAGFESIAQRGSEHGDEITPEGFLSNNAGGVLGGISSGQAVTVSLAIKPTSSIRVERRSIDRAGNPVMVQTLGRHDPCVGIRATPIAESLLALVLIDHALRWRSQCLDVSERP; translated from the coding sequence ATGTCCGGCAATACTCTAGGCAAGCTCTTCTGCGTCACGAACTTCGGCGAATCCCATGGGCCGGCCATCGGCTGTGTCGTGGATGGCTGCCCCCCGGGGCTGGCCCTGTCGGCCGAAGACATCCAGGTCGAGCTGGACCGCCGCCGGCCCGGCACCTCGCGCCACGTCACGCAACGCCAGGAGGCCGACCAGGTCGAGATCCTGTCCGGCGTCTATGAGGGCGTCACGACGGGCACGCCCATCGGGCTGCTGATCCGCAACACCGATGCGCGCAGCAAGGACTACAGCAACATCACCGACACGTTCCGTCCCGGCCATGCCGACTACGCCTACTGGTCGCGCTACGGCGTGCGCGACCCGCGCGGCGGCGGCCGGTCGTCGGCGCGCCTGACGGCGCCCACCGTGGCGGCGGGCGCCATCGCCAAGAAGTGGCTGCGCGAACAGCATGGCGTGCAGGTGCGCGGCTACATGAGCCAGCTGGGCGACATCCGCATTCCCTTCACGTCCTGGGCGCACGTGCCGGAGAATCCTTTCTATGCGCCGGACGCGGCCATCGTGCCCGAGCTCGAGACCTACATGGACGCGCTGCGCCGCGACGGCGATTCGATCGGGGCGCGCATCGAGGTGATCGCCGAGGGCGTGCCCGCGGGTTGGGGCGAGCCGCTCTATGACCGGCTGGATGCCGATATCGCGCACGCCATGATGGGCCTGAATGCCGTCAAGGGCGTCTCCATCGGCGCGGGTTTCGAGTCCATCGCGCAGCGCGGCTCCGAGCACGGCGACGAGATCACGCCGGAAGGCTTCCTGTCCAACAACGCCGGCGGCGTGCTGGGCGGCATCTCGTCCGGCCAGGCCGTGACGGTGTCGCTGGCCATCAAGCCGACTTCCAGCATCCGTGTCGAACGCCGCTCGATCGACCGCGCGGGCAACCCCGTCATGGTCCAGACGCTGGGCCGGCACGACCCCTGCGTGGGCATCCGCGCCACGCCCATCGCCGAGTCCCTGCTGGCTCTGGTGCTGATCGACCACGCCTTGCGCTGGCGCTCGCAGTGTCTCGATGTCTCCGAACGTCCCTGA